One window of Halococcus salifodinae DSM 8989 genomic DNA carries:
- a CDS encoding ABC transporter permease yields MSDRESTRSSEVLSRISARLQNASVLGRLAIAVASTVSALLIGLMIVAASGYDPVQFLANVFEGSFGDDAAIARTLKFTTIFVLTGVAVAVAFRAGVFNIGVQGQFIVGGFATVISILWLAPMVPEGTIGGIILMLVGFLAAAITGGAYAALPGALKAYTDTNEIITTIMLNFIAIGAVGWLVEGPFRGEDQAAANTERIPEYVAFPRLIYDVPDFSMVGLAIALVVSGVLSVLLVRTGFGYDIVTSGYQQSAAAYSGVDAKRMIVVTMTISGMVAGIAGAIFAIMIQGYYSTPGGIATYGYDAIAVSLLAANNPLGVIPAGLLFGGLDSATSFIGLNSDVPAQLIDGIVGLVVLFVAAPELFRMAARRTGMDGDD; encoded by the coding sequence ATGAGCGACCGCGAATCAACTCGTTCTTCGGAGGTTCTCAGCCGGATCAGTGCTCGTCTCCAAAATGCATCGGTTCTCGGACGACTCGCCATTGCAGTAGCATCGACGGTTTCGGCGCTACTCATCGGGCTGATGATTGTCGCTGCTAGCGGATATGACCCGGTACAGTTCCTCGCCAACGTATTCGAGGGATCGTTCGGCGACGATGCTGCCATTGCACGGACACTGAAGTTCACGACGATCTTCGTCTTGACCGGTGTCGCGGTCGCAGTCGCGTTTCGAGCCGGGGTGTTCAACATCGGGGTACAGGGCCAGTTCATCGTCGGTGGGTTCGCTACCGTCATTTCGATTCTCTGGCTTGCCCCCATGGTACCGGAGGGAACGATCGGCGGCATCATACTGATGTTGGTCGGCTTTCTGGCCGCCGCCATCACTGGCGGCGCGTATGCTGCCCTCCCAGGCGCACTAAAAGCATACACCGACACGAACGAGATCATCACCACCATCATGCTGAACTTCATCGCCATCGGAGCCGTCGGTTGGCTCGTTGAGGGCCCGTTCAGAGGCGAAGACCAGGCGGCAGCGAACACCGAGCGGATCCCAGAGTACGTCGCTTTTCCTCGGCTAATCTATGACGTCCCTGACTTCTCGATGGTCGGTCTCGCCATCGCACTCGTGGTTTCGGGGGTCCTTTCCGTTCTTCTGGTGCGAACTGGCTTCGGCTACGATATCGTCACAAGCGGGTACCAACAGTCCGCAGCGGCGTATTCCGGTGTTGATGCCAAGCGGATGATCGTGGTGACGATGACGATCTCGGGAATGGTTGCCGGGATCGCGGGTGCAATCTTCGCAATTATGATACAAGGCTACTACAGCACGCCAGGAGGTATCGCTACTTACGGCTACGACGCGATCGCGGTGAGTCTCCTCGCGGCGAACAACCCACTCGGAGTCATCCCGGCTGGGCTGTTGTTCGGCGGGCTCGACTCGGCCACGTCGTTCATCGGGCTCAACAGCGATGTCCCCGCACAGTTGATCGACGGCATCGTCGGTCTCGTCGTGTTGTTCGTCGCTGCTCCGGAACTCTTTCGCATGGCCGCCCGGCGGACCGGAATGGACGGTGATGACTGA